A window from Ramlibacter pinisoli encodes these proteins:
- a CDS encoding AI-2E family transporter, translating to MNEEQQVDTVLREVPPPEQVDPTQAPHVVLHPHGDPRNIGIIVLATLAVLAILKWADAFFIPLMLGFVFYYALSPIVDGLVRLRIPRAVGAAVLILGILGGSGAAIWSLADDANDLINSLPSAAQRLRDVVNEKVRRSSGPLEPMQKAAAELAKAAEDAGNNGAKPAPAPRGVQRVIVERPQFDLRDHLWSGTIGVASFIGQLTLVTFLTYFLLLSGDTFRRKLVKITGPGLSEKKVTVQALDEINAQMQRYLLVQLLASVGVGFATGAVFAMLGLKHAAVWGVAAGVLNLVPYIGSILVTIGAGIVAFIQGGDIELPLMVVGSSLLINTVEGNLLVPWLTSKASRMNAVSVFIGVLFWGWLWGVWGLLLGIPIMMVVKAICDRVDHLKPVGELLGT from the coding sequence ATGAATGAAGAGCAGCAGGTAGATACAGTCCTCCGGGAGGTTCCCCCGCCCGAGCAGGTCGATCCCACGCAGGCACCCCATGTGGTGCTGCATCCCCACGGCGACCCGCGCAACATCGGCATCATCGTGCTGGCCACCCTGGCCGTGCTGGCCATCCTGAAGTGGGCCGACGCCTTCTTCATCCCGCTCATGCTCGGGTTCGTCTTCTACTACGCGCTGTCCCCCATCGTGGACGGCCTGGTCCGCCTCCGCATCCCGCGCGCGGTGGGCGCGGCCGTGCTCATCCTGGGCATCCTGGGTGGCAGCGGGGCGGCGATCTGGTCGCTGGCCGATGATGCCAACGACCTGATCAACTCGCTGCCGTCGGCCGCGCAACGGCTGCGCGACGTGGTCAACGAGAAGGTCCGCAGGAGCAGCGGGCCACTGGAGCCGATGCAGAAGGCGGCGGCCGAGCTGGCCAAGGCGGCCGAGGATGCGGGCAACAACGGTGCCAAGCCGGCGCCCGCTCCGCGCGGCGTGCAGCGCGTCATCGTGGAGAGGCCGCAGTTCGACCTGCGGGACCACCTGTGGAGCGGCACCATCGGCGTGGCCAGCTTCATCGGGCAACTGACGCTGGTGACCTTCCTCACCTACTTCCTGCTGCTGTCGGGCGACACCTTCCGGCGCAAGCTGGTCAAGATCACCGGGCCCGGGCTGTCGGAGAAGAAGGTCACGGTGCAGGCCCTGGACGAGATCAACGCCCAGATGCAGCGCTACCTGCTGGTGCAGCTGCTGGCCAGCGTGGGCGTGGGCTTCGCCACCGGTGCGGTGTTTGCCATGCTCGGGCTCAAGCACGCGGCCGTCTGGGGCGTGGCGGCCGGGGTGCTGAACCTGGTGCCGTACATCGGCTCCATCCTGGTCACGATCGGGGCGGGCATCGTCGCGTTCATCCAGGGCGGCGACATCGAGCTGCCGCTGATGGTGGTGGGCAGTTCGCTGCTCATCAACACGGTCGAGGGGAACCTGCTCGTGCCGTGGCTCACCAGCAAGGCCAGCCGCATGAACGCCGTGTCGGTCTTCATCGGCGTGCTGTTCTGGGGCTGGTTGTGGGGCGTGTGGGGGTTGCTGCTGGGCATTCCCATCATGATGGTCGTCAAGGCCATCTGCGACCGCGTCGACCACCTCAAGCCCGTCGGTGAACTGCTGGGAACCTGA
- a CDS encoding TerC family protein produces the protein MMDLLTDPQAWIALFTLTALELVLGIDNIVFISILVEKLPAEQRGTARRIGLFMAMFLRLGLLLVLSWIIGLTQPLFTLPLVGQEISGRDLILILGGMFLIWKSTGEIHESLQAEGADGEAGTVKGATYGAVIVQIMLVDMVFSLDSIITAVGMVDELAVMMAAVVTSVAMMMVFAGAIGRFISAHPTVKMLALSFLVMVGMVLIADGFEHHVPKGYVYFAMAFSIAVELLNLRLRRRLAPAVRREAGPT, from the coding sequence ATGATGGACCTGCTGACCGACCCCCAGGCCTGGATCGCGCTGTTCACCCTGACGGCGCTGGAGCTGGTGCTGGGCATCGACAACATCGTGTTCATCTCCATCCTGGTGGAGAAACTGCCGGCCGAGCAGCGCGGCACGGCACGGCGCATCGGCCTGTTCATGGCCATGTTCCTGCGGCTGGGGCTGCTGCTGGTGCTGTCCTGGATCATCGGCCTGACGCAGCCGCTGTTCACGCTGCCGCTGGTGGGCCAGGAAATCTCGGGCCGCGACCTCATCCTCATCCTGGGCGGAATGTTCCTCATCTGGAAGAGCACCGGCGAGATCCACGAGTCGCTGCAGGCCGAGGGGGCCGACGGTGAGGCGGGCACCGTGAAAGGGGCGACGTACGGCGCCGTCATCGTCCAGATCATGCTGGTCGACATGGTGTTCTCGCTCGACTCCATCATCACGGCCGTCGGCATGGTCGACGAGCTGGCGGTCATGATGGCCGCGGTGGTCACCTCGGTGGCGATGATGATGGTCTTCGCCGGCGCCATCGGGCGCTTCATCTCCGCCCATCCCACGGTGAAGATGCTGGCCCTGTCGTTCTTGGTGATGGTGGGCATGGTGCTCATCGCCGACGGCTTCGAGCACCACGTGCCCAAGGGCTACGTGTACTTCGCGATGGCGTTCTCGATCGCGGTGGAACTGCTCAACCTGCGCCTGCGCCGCCGCTTGGCACCCGCCGTGCGCCGCGAAGCAGGCCCGACCTGA